In Nostoc sp. UHCC 0926, a single genomic region encodes these proteins:
- the fusA gene encoding elongation factor G, with product MARTIPLEKVRNIGIAAHIDAGKTTTTERILFYSGIIHKIGEVHEGTAVTDWMEQERERGITITAAAISTSWKDHQINIIDTPGHVDFTIEVERSMRVLDGVIAVFCSVGGVQPQSETVWRQAERYKVPRIAFINKMDRTGANFYKVHEQIRDRLRANAIAIQLPIGSENDFQGIVDLVRQRAYIYANDQGTDIQETDIPEELQAQVEEYRTKLIEAAAETDDALMTKYFDGEELTEQEVRTALRKGTIAGTIVPVLCGSAFKNKGVQLMLDAVVDYLPAPSEVPPIQGLLANGDTVERRADDSEPLAALAFKIMADPYGRLTFVRVYSGVLKKGSYVLNASKNKKERISRLVLMKADDRQDVDELRAGDLGAALGLKDTLTGDTICDEGSPVILESLFIPEPVISVAVEPKTKNDMDKLSKALQSLSEEDPTFRVHVDPETNQTVIAGMGELHLEILVDRMLREFKVEANVGAPQVAYRETIRKRVSKVEGKFIRQSGGKGQYGHVVIDLEPGEPGTGFEFVSKIVGGTVPKEYIGPAEQGMKESCESGVLAGYPLIDVKATLTDGSYHDVDSSEMAFKIAGSMAMKEAVLKASPVLLEPMMKVEVEVPEDYIGNVIGDLISRRGQIESQSTEQGLAKVASKVPLATMFGYATDIRSKTQGRGIFTMEFSHYEEVPRSVAETIIAKSKGNA from the coding sequence GTGGCACGCACGATCCCGCTAGAGAAAGTACGCAACATTGGAATTGCGGCGCATATAGATGCGGGCAAAACAACAACAACAGAGAGAATATTATTTTACTCTGGGATAATTCATAAAATTGGCGAAGTTCATGAAGGAACTGCCGTCACAGACTGGATGGAGCAGGAGCGGGAGCGGGGAATTACCATTACTGCGGCTGCTATCAGTACCAGTTGGAAAGATCATCAAATTAACATTATCGATACTCCGGGTCACGTAGACTTCACAATTGAAGTTGAGCGTTCCATGCGCGTGTTGGATGGTGTAATCGCAGTATTTTGTTCTGTGGGCGGCGTGCAACCGCAGTCCGAGACAGTGTGGCGTCAAGCAGAACGCTACAAAGTTCCTCGGATAGCCTTTATCAACAAGATGGATCGGACTGGAGCGAACTTTTATAAAGTTCACGAGCAAATCCGCGATCGCCTGCGGGCGAATGCGATCGCCATTCAACTACCAATCGGTAGTGAAAACGACTTCCAAGGTATCGTTGACCTCGTACGGCAACGTGCGTATATTTACGCCAATGACCAAGGAACCGATATCCAGGAAACCGATATCCCAGAAGAATTGCAAGCGCAGGTAGAAGAATACCGCACCAAGCTAATAGAAGCGGCAGCAGAAACCGATGATGCTCTGATGACTAAGTACTTCGATGGCGAAGAACTTACAGAACAGGAAGTTCGGACTGCCCTGCGTAAAGGAACAATTGCCGGGACAATTGTGCCAGTACTTTGCGGTTCAGCATTCAAAAACAAAGGCGTGCAGTTGATGCTGGATGCTGTTGTAGATTACCTGCCAGCACCAAGTGAAGTGCCTCCAATTCAAGGCTTACTGGCGAATGGCGATACTGTTGAGCGGCGGGCTGATGACAGCGAACCCCTAGCGGCTCTGGCATTCAAGATTATGGCTGACCCTTACGGTCGCCTCACATTTGTTCGCGTTTATTCTGGTGTTCTGAAAAAGGGCAGCTACGTCCTCAACGCTAGTAAGAATAAAAAAGAACGAATTTCCCGCTTAGTTCTAATGAAGGCAGATGATCGGCAAGATGTCGATGAACTGCGAGCGGGTGATTTGGGAGCAGCTCTTGGATTGAAAGACACCTTGACAGGTGACACAATCTGTGATGAAGGATCGCCAGTAATTCTGGAATCCCTATTCATTCCTGAGCCTGTGATCTCGGTGGCGGTTGAACCCAAAACCAAGAACGACATGGACAAACTGTCCAAGGCTCTGCAATCTCTCTCAGAAGAAGACCCCACCTTCCGTGTCCACGTCGATCCGGAAACAAACCAAACCGTGATCGCAGGGATGGGAGAACTCCACCTAGAAATTCTAGTAGACCGGATGTTACGAGAATTCAAAGTGGAAGCGAATGTCGGTGCGCCACAAGTAGCTTACCGCGAAACGATTCGGAAACGTGTCTCCAAGGTGGAAGGCAAGTTCATCCGTCAAAGTGGTGGTAAAGGTCAATACGGTCACGTTGTGATCGATTTGGAACCAGGAGAACCTGGTACTGGCTTTGAATTCGTCTCCAAAATTGTTGGTGGTACAGTACCTAAAGAGTATATTGGCCCCGCAGAACAAGGAATGAAAGAAAGCTGCGAATCTGGTGTCTTGGCTGGATATCCGTTGATTGACGTCAAAGCGACGCTAACAGATGGGTCATACCACGATGTAGACTCTTCGGAAATGGCTTTCAAAATCGCTGGCTCAATGGCGATGAAAGAGGCTGTGCTGAAAGCTTCACCCGTCCTTTTAGAGCCTATGATGAAAGTTGAGGTTGAAGTTCCTGAAGACTATATCGGGAACGTCATTGGCGACCTGATCTCCCGCCGAGGGCAGATTGAAAGCCAAAGCACTGAACAGGGACTTGCTAAGGTCGCATCCAAAGTTCCACTGGCGACCATGTTTGGCTACGCCACTGATATCCGGTCGAAGACGCAAGGTCGGGGTATCTTCACGATGGAGTTCAGCCACTACGAAGAGGTGCCTCGCAGCGTAGCTGAAACTATCATTGCTAAAAGCAAAGGGAACGCTTAG
- the rpsG gene encoding 30S ribosomal protein S7: MSRRGVIQRRPVPSDSVYNSRLVSMIIRRIMRHGKKSLAARIVYEALKTIEERTGSAALETFERAVRNATPLVEVKARRVGGATYQVPMEVRSERGTTLALRWLVQYSRSRPGRTMASKLANELMDAANETGNAIRKREETHRMAEANKAFAHYRY; this comes from the coding sequence ATGTCTCGTCGTGGTGTTATTCAAAGGCGCCCAGTTCCGTCTGACTCCGTATATAACAGTCGCCTTGTGAGCATGATTATCAGGCGGATCATGCGTCATGGCAAGAAATCACTTGCTGCACGGATTGTTTATGAAGCATTAAAAACTATTGAGGAACGCACTGGTAGCGCTGCCTTGGAAACCTTTGAAAGAGCAGTGCGAAATGCCACGCCTTTAGTAGAAGTAAAAGCTAGGCGAGTTGGCGGAGCAACCTACCAAGTACCAATGGAAGTGCGTTCAGAACGGGGCACTACCCTAGCGTTGCGTTGGTTAGTGCAATATTCCCGGTCTAGACCAGGCCGGACAATGGCAAGCAAACTGGCAAATGAGTTAATGGATGCTGCTAACGAAACTGGAAATGCGATTCGGAAACGGGAAGAAACGCACCGGATGGCGGAAGCTAACAAGGCATTTGCACATTATCGTTACTAA
- the rpsL gene encoding 30S ribosomal protein S12: MPTIQQLIRNEREQARQKTKSPALKQCPQRRGVCTRVYTTTPKKPNSALRKVARVRLTSGFEVTAYIPGIGHNLQEHSVVMIRGGRVKDLPGVRYHIIRGTLDTAGVKDRKQGRSKYGTKRPKEAKK, from the coding sequence ATGCCAACAATACAGCAGCTAATACGTAATGAGCGCGAACAAGCGCGTCAGAAAACCAAGTCCCCGGCTCTGAAGCAATGTCCCCAACGTCGGGGAGTTTGTACCAGAGTATACACGACTACACCAAAAAAGCCTAACTCAGCTCTACGCAAAGTAGCAAGAGTAAGACTTACCTCTGGATTTGAAGTTACAGCTTACATTCCAGGCATTGGTCACAACTTACAAGAACACTCAGTTGTGATGATTCGTGGCGGTCGGGTTAAGGACTTACCAGGCGTGAGATACCACATTATCCGTGGCACCCTAGATACAGCCGGAGTCAAAGACCGCAAGCAAGGCCGTTCCAAGTATGGAACCAAGCGTCCCAAAGAAGCGAAAAAATAA
- a CDS encoding HesB/IscA family protein, with protein sequence MIHLSQAAVSEIGRIKSKQQPNVLFRLAVKPGGCSGFFYDMSFDEAIKVGDQVFDLDEIQVVIDKASLNYLNGLRVDYSEDLMGGGFRFHNPQAIATCGCGNSFSITS encoded by the coding sequence ATGATTCATCTGAGTCAAGCAGCCGTGAGTGAGATTGGGCGAATCAAGTCCAAGCAGCAGCCAAATGTCTTGTTTCGATTGGCAGTAAAACCAGGTGGTTGTTCCGGTTTTTTTTATGATATGTCCTTCGATGAAGCAATAAAAGTTGGCGACCAGGTTTTCGACTTGGATGAGATTCAAGTAGTCATAGACAAAGCAAGCTTAAATTACCTCAACGGTTTGAGGGTGGATTATTCAGAAGACTTAATGGGTGGTGGTTTTCGCTTCCATAATCCCCAGGCGATCGCTACCTGTGGCTGTGGCAATTCCTTCTCCATAACTAGTTAA
- a CDS encoding cupin domain-containing protein, translating into MARYQETTQTDTLHLPSTITSRGVAATELRPWGAFTVLEEGRGYKIKRIEVKPGHRLSLQMHHHRSEHWIVVSGTARVTCGELEVLLSNNESTYVPQCTSHRLENPGVIPLVLIEVQNGEYLGEDDIIRYQDDYARTKD; encoded by the coding sequence GAAACTACACAGACTGACACTCTACACCTACCTTCAACTATCACTTCCAGAGGCGTTGCTGCAACTGAGTTACGTCCTTGGGGTGCTTTTACAGTTTTAGAAGAAGGGCGCGGATACAAAATCAAGCGCATCGAAGTTAAACCCGGACACCGCCTCAGTCTACAAATGCACCACCACCGCAGCGAACACTGGATTGTCGTATCTGGTACAGCTAGGGTAACTTGTGGTGAGCTAGAAGTACTACTGAGTAATAATGAGTCAACTTATGTACCCCAATGTACATCTCATCGTTTAGAGAATCCTGGCGTGATCCCCTTGGTGTTGATTGAAGTGCAAAATGGCGAATATTTGGGAGAGGATGACATTATTCGCTACCAAGATGACTATGCCCGTACTAAGGATTAA